A genomic segment from Echeneis naucrates chromosome 20, fEcheNa1.1, whole genome shotgun sequence encodes:
- the LOC115061060 gene encoding protein MLP1 homolog isoform X1 — MVDKMPAPKRGPAPHDSQPKMRKLDEDGEALPSKTAPATINRALKTGHTQEKAAAPRTKKKLSTSAEEGNKPAKSSKQSSPPKDSSNTVSDPPLKKAKLLNATSASCGEAPSQKASSKTPLKRAASTESDDDLSSDGSKVDLFRERDDGDKARCIRKYSNKTKRKPEESPSDPQETSQGLPSAPTDLIQMDHNYGRFSDLPKIQTTVEAEAHNEIKESVMSVTDPETQEKTENAHVDSKETSVCLLGSTKTSIISERAVEESKNEELKNLESEKLVENETLPLSREILHTVTATAADAPCIMPKAKENEDNAESPKSQKDVDDKTLVLSVETLCSGSGEFNMSCGIGADQADEKTGSAFRPESQTDVSSETATKEETTESVSEGMKVKTKEGEHEMKGASEAAGVSVECKDTSKVDKLMSHQTNSAPEEILVDNSNPESQTDLSVKIQVTFNEESKSVHMANQVPDKFTSSCDADVNKVVRKSEEKLEESEMKGVGVQSTQSVSDPGSLVQVQLSHDVTDKMTDSCSEILTPDCGNGLADREQKQMEVLSECVTVPAGQKDMDMGYKITEGLSDSAVRVAEEKLASHKVKDVITEIPADLKGDVTIANSTTAEKGEMDFEYAIAPNGQIKVDTQAVLTSRQEISIPASAVETQSQKSQEVCEPVTGIATEYKKGHMVEDPKMMEIDSTSLSEISHQAPQLEIQNEKEQQSELTPDIYAEVHQVIMTDNSEKKENYDSKNSECAGELQNKVEIQTVTSEMCDPDPTPTLEMKRRDSAEVSEPIGGLLQMSDEGHANCHELDTQCVSAPEDETEVAMQATAPLVELSNVTSTVEVQKQTNQEVSEPTSDPSGELQENRVVKNSEFVENEIVLNSEPAAAVESQIEMETCANLTTDNSNSAPSVETHKTRVVMSEVISDMSPTVEVKSQAVSGHTSHIPTDAHDKLLMEKAQNGKNEHKMNFEFVAAPDNQIGLEMQTTSTSETSDPASSVVEIDPKNQNEVEMDTTITQEVSNVAPTVETQDHDSHYVEPDPPAEYVTGPDNQMKMEMQVLLTSEISEGEIQTHTNQEDIEPRRDTPEKVEDSQKIPTNECTEKEDQAATGCVSATESTVEMEAQTTPEEICNPMTEVEPQNYRSQEVTELTTDSEFQKDAVIASTESNKNNEAITECVDATESQTEMNVETTATQEEISDPGSMVETQDQGSEEVSTDNDVQRDLGCGSCRDKENEDQPIDQFVDVPEIQTNMDNSAAPEDVSHPAPAAEQQNYMEEVTENTTALPLPVTNLENKVNENMIGIQPRAEYIQGDTAVIRGSIETVDSALEEESGKKLINEAKEAAVVISSDKFDKSVVIEGQAAGPGSSEVIVCDQPDDSDVVIQPSEEQIKMVDESEVRPHENQIVYEPISSPESNDGRETSTASEKHDGVSLLGINSTEPQQIKEDASNYEDSEDISDPIVENVKEQFCVSDSEAVVEMEVLNNSVSESRLPAQLEQSSMDVDVKQVEMIGSSDDTNAPDGRSEAAAETSERSSFPLCVSDAEFSEQVQDNVGLQERADVTVTTTTAPAVAEISGGASEEYVILEPVPESEIPFDIVTQAAAESGLSASLSEEINPDSGLVGEEETLLNGSQPTVCPDTDVCATLTSSDEAKENRVRAEISTTEGFEVQNSDQCKQSSSDMMDVNTTEADTANSHAEECNSVVMEKDEGSLNIQEVQILEDIEIGREIVVAEEENEEDSDVKIIEKPPETLDAVPSKKGDEKVNEKSKDESSGTNLKQNSTSAEKAEIDKKTNEPEKPKKQEMNTQARTKARLAALAEQKAAASKRAANRQQLNLLALCQEIAEDIATDSMLLKRIEEEKQAAAAKSEASKKESPVTVAVTAQDPDAANVATPAGPEESSASVAPAPEASAPQPSTADLAEAKPDAEPQKRRFFITQISVPLKAHEKKKLTRYQRLRQVELQREKMSWARVKKLKSDQANQMFSDMDWQPPLSAMSSLSPSPVTTPPPPSATPSKPSLPPSPTTTSKPATPTTEVPKLEPKAEPIKPEPTNTEITKPAPAKTETPKPEVPKTDAPTTETRRVTRQSKAQAAKAAPTPKLAPKATRSGSKRTLPAVPPPMPNGLNQKQKPVEYKPYRPRPKYSPDDFELDDDPLPAAPVRPNPQSRPTALARPNPQSNLVAQPTPQPKPTVSSQLHPNQAKLKAQTTPAGPQTSGQSKPNISAQLKPASSQSKPAVATPLQSKSTLTPAVPSKLVPTAKAPLKSPVLMTPQLNAVSAQGQQKPAASTPPQLKITAGGVAAQSKQSAPVTPQPAVSTASETKPNAASLCQKTTNPPACGDGKCKATADPLSSTPTSSLSSDGSVKVSEGKQQCEQKPAVAGVGPSSEDKTAEGTLEKPYQDREGNSQNGGTTLSDACLQREVKKLKDADKDGTQTIIDAGQKHFGAVACSVCGMLYSAANPEDESQHLLFHNQFVSAVKYVGWKKERILGEYPDGKIILVLPDDPKYALKKVEEIREMVDNDLGFQQVETKCPSQTKTFLFISNDKKVAGCLIAEHIQEGYRVIEEPIPEGSEREKVMFERQRAWCCSTTPEPAICGISRIWVVNMMRRQGIASRMLECLRNNFIYGSYLSKDEIAFSDPTPDGKLFATNYFGTSQFLVYNFVSGQHSSQPKTDAV, encoded by the exons ATGGTGGATAA AATGCCGGCCCCAAAGAGAGGACCAGCTCCTCATGATTCTCAGCCTAAAATGAGGAAGTTGGATGAGGATGGTGAGGCACTGCCGTCCAAAACTGCACCAGCTACCATTAATAGAGCCCTTAAAACAGGACATACACAAGAAAAGGCAGCAGCCCCCCGGACTAAGAAAAAACTGTCTACTTCAGCGGAAGAGGGAAATAAACCAGCCAAGTCATCCAAACAGAGCTCCCCTCCAAAGGATTCCAGCAACACCGTTTCTGACCCGCCTCTCAAAAAAGCCAAGCTCCTGAATGCCACAAGTGCCTCCTGTGGAGAAGCTCCCTCACAGAAAGCTAGCTCCAAAACTCCACTGAAGCGAGCCGCCTCCACAGAGTCTGATGATGACTTGAGTAGTGATGGTAGTAAGGTGGACCTCTTTAGAGAGAGGGATGACGGTGATAAGGCCCGCTGcatcagaaaatattcaaacaaaacaaagcgcAAGCCTGAGGAGTCACCGTCTGACCCACAGGAAACAAGCCAAGGGTTGCCATCTGCACCTACAGACCTTATACAGATGGACCATAACTATGGTAGATTCTCAGATTTGCCAAAAATTCAAACTACAGTTGAAGCTGAAGCTCACAACGAGATAAAAGAATCTGTCATGTCTGTTACTGAtccagaaacacaagaaaagacagaaaatgcaCATGTAGACTCAAAGGAaacttctgtctgtctgttgggTAGCACCAAGACTAGTATCATCTCTGAGCGTGCAGTTGAAGAAAGTAAAAATGAGGAATTAAAAAATTTAGAAAGTGAAAAGCTCgtagaaaatgaaacactacCATTATCCAGAGAAATCTTACACACTGTTACTGCTACTGCTGCAGATGCACCTTGCATCATGCCAAAGGCTAAGGAAAATGAAGACAACGCAGAGTCCCCAAAAAGCCAGAAGGATGTAGATGACAAAACACTAGTGTTGTCAGTGGAAACACTATGTTCAGGTTCTGGAGAGTTTAATATGAGCTGTGGTATAGGTGCAGACCAGGCAGATGAAAAAACTGGCTCAGCTTTCAGACCAGAAAGTCAGACAGATGTGAGCAGTGAAACTGCAACAAAGGAGGAGACCACGGAGTCAGTTTCTGAAGGGATGAAAGTGAAAACTAAGGAGGGTGAACATGAAATGAAGGGAGCGAGTGAAGCAGCTGGTGTCTCAGTGGAGTGTAAAGATACGAGCAAAGTAGATAAATTAATGTCACATCAAACAAACTCTGCACCAGAAGAGATCCTGGTAGACAACAGTAATCCAGAGAGTCAAACAGATCTCAGTGTCAAAATTCAAGTTACTTTTAATGAGGAATCAAAATCAGTGCACATGGCAAACCAAGTGCCAGATAAATTTACCAGCTCTTGTGATGCCGATGTGAACAAAGTGGTTAGAAAGTCCGAAGAAAAGCTtgaagaaagtgaaatgaaaggagTTGGAGTCCAGTCGACCCAGTCTGTTTCTGATCCTGGGTCTTTAGTGCAGGTGCAGCTGAGCCATGACGTGACAGACaagatgactgacagctgtTCTGAAATATTGACGCCGGATTGTGGCAACGGATTGGCAGATCGTGAGCAAAAACAAATGGAGGTGCTCTCTGAATGTGTTACAGTCCCAGCAGGACAAAAAGACATGGACATGGGGTATAAAATAACAGAGGGGCTGTCTGACTCAGCAGTTCGAGTGGCTGAAGAAAAGCTGGCAAGCCACAAAGTTAAAGATGTCATAACAGAAATACCTGCAGATCTTAAAGGAGATGTGACGATAGCAAATTCTACGACTGCAGAAAAGGGGGAGATGGATTTTGAGTATGCGATTGCACCAAATGGTCAAATCAAAGTGGATACACAGGCTGTACTGACATCACGCCAGGAGATTTCTATCCCAGCGTCTGCTGTGGAGACACAAAGCCAGAAGAGCCAAGAGGTCTGTGAACCGGTCACGGGTATAGCTACTGAATATAAAAAGGGGCACATGGTTGAAGATCCTAAAATGATGGAAATTGATAGTACATCTCTGTCTGAGATTTCTCACCAGGCTCCTCAATTGGAAATACAAAATGAGAAAGAGCAACAGAGTGAATTAACTCCAGATATATACGCTGAGGTTCATCAAGTCATCATGACTgataattcagaaaaaaaggaaaactatgACAGCAAGAACTCTGAATGTGCTGGAGAACTTCAAAACAAAGTGGAAATACAAACTGTGACATCAGAGATGTGTGATCCAGATCCAACACCTACACTGGAAATGAAAAGGCGGGACAGTGCAGAAGTGAGTGAACCCATTGGAGGCTTACTACAGATGTCTGATGAAGGGCATGCAAATTGTCATGAACTTGATACCCAATGTGTTTCTGCTCCTGAGGATGAAACAGAAGTGGCTATGCAGGCAACAGCTCCATTAGTGGAGCTTTCTAATGTCACATCTACAGTGGAAGTACAAAAGCAGACAAATCAGGAAGTCAGTGAACCTACCTCAGACCCATCTGGTGAATTACAGGAGAATCGCGTTGTTAAAAATTCTGAGTTTGTAGAAAATGAAATCGTACTGAACTCTGAACCTGCGGCTGCAGTAGAAAGTCaaattgaaatggaaacatgcGCAAATTTGACAACAGACAATTCAAATTCAGCCCCTTCagtggaaacacacaaaacaagagtTGTGATGTCAGAGGTGATATCTGACATGTCGCCTACAGTGGAAGTCAAAAGCCAGGCAGTCAGTGGACATACCTCACACATACCGACAGATGCTCATGACAAACTTCTGATGGAAAAGGCTCAAAATGGGAAGAATGAACACAAGATGAACTTTGAATTTGTGGCTGCACCAGATAATCAAATTGGATTGGAAATGCAGACTACATCAACTTCTGAGACTTCGGACCCAGCCTCTTCAGTGGTAGAAATAGATCCGAAAAACCAAAACGAAGTGGAAATGGATACCACGATAACACAGGAAGTGTCGAATGTAGCACCTACAGTAGAAACACAAGACCATGACAGCCACTATGTTGAGCCTGACCCACCTGCAGAATATGTAACTGGACCAGATaaccaaatgaaaatggaaatgcagGTTTTGTTAACATCAGAGATTTCTGAAGGGGAAatacaaactcacacaaacCAAGAAGACATTGAGCCCAGAAGGGACACACCTGAAAAAGTTGAAGACAGCCAAAAGATTCCTACAAATGAGTGTACTGAAAAGGAAGACCAGGCTGCTACAGGATGTGTGAGTGCTACAGAGAGTACAGTAGAAATGGAAGCGCAGACAACACCAGAGGAAATCTGTAATCCCATGACTGAAGTGGAGCCACAGAACTATAGAAGTCAGGAGGTCACTGAACTCACCACAGACAGTGAATTTCAAAAAGATGCAGTCATTGCTTCTACTGAGAGTAACAAAAACAATGAGGCTATCACTGAATGTGTTGATGCTACTGAGagtcaaactgaaatgaatgtggaaacaacagcaacacaagaAGAGATTTCTGATCCTGGATCTATGGTGGAGACACAGGACCAGGGGAGTGAAGAGGTCAGTACAGACAATGACGTCCAAAGAGATCTCGGGTGTGGAAGTTGCAGGGATAAGGAGAATGAAGATCAGCCTATTGATCAGTTTGTTGATGTCCCAGAGATCCAAACAAACATGGACAATTCTGCAGCACCTGAAGATGTTTCTCATCCAGCACCTGCAGCAGAGCAACAAAACTATATGGAGGAAGTCACTGAAAACACCACAGCCTTACCTCTTCCTGTGActaatttggaaaataaagtaaatgaaaatatgattggGATACAGCCCAGAGCTGAATATATCCAAGGGGATACGGCTGTAATAAGGGGATCAATAGAAACCGTTGATTCTGCCTTAGAAGAGGAATCGGGGAAGAAATTGATTAATGAGGCCAAAGAAGCGGCAGTAGTCATTTCTAGTGATAAGTTTGACAAATCAGTTGTTATTGAAGGACAAGCAGCGGGACCTGGAAGCAGTGAGGTAATTGTTTGTGACCAACCTGATGACAGTGATGTTGTAATTCAGCCATCGGAGGAGCAGATTAAGATGGTCGATGAATCAGAAGTTCGACCGCATGAAAACCAGATAGTGTATGAGCCCATTAGTAGCCCAGAAAGCAATGACGGTAGGGAAACATCTACAGCATCAGAGAAGCATGATGGTGTGTCTTTACTGGGTATAAACAGCACAGAGCCCCAGCAGATAAAGGAGGATGCATCTAATTatgaagacagtgaagacatTAGTGACCCAATAGTGGAAAATGTGAAGGAACAGTTTTGTGTATCTGACAGTGAAGCAGTAGTTGAAATGGAAGTGCTAAACAACAGCGTGTCAGAGAGTCGTCTCCCTGCACAGCTGGAGCAGAGCAGCATGGATGTGGATGTGAAACAAGTTGAAATGATCGGCTCTAGTGATGATACCAACGCACCAGATGGTCGCTCAGAAGCCGCAGCAGAAACAAGTGAAAGGAGCAGTTTTCCACTGTGCGTCAGTGACGCAGAGTTCTCTGAACAAGTGCAAGACAATGTCGGACTTCAGGAGCGTGCAGATGTCACAGTGACGACAACTACAGCCCCTGCCGTAGCCGAAATATCAGGTGGAGCATCTGAGGAGTATGTGATATTAGAACCAGTCCCAGAGAGTGAAATTCCCTTTGACATCGTCACTCAAGCAGCAGCTGAGTCAGGTTTGTCGGCCTCACTTTCAGAGGAGATCAATCCAGACAGTGGATTGGTGGGCGAAGAAGAAACTCTCTTAAATGGTTCTCAACCAACCGTCTGCCCTGACACAGACGTATGTGCTACGTTAACCAGTTCAGATGAGGCTAAGGAGAACAGGGTGAGGGCAGAAATATCAACCACGGAAGGTTTTGAAGTTCAGAATTCTGACCAATGCAAGCAGTCATCGTCTGACATGATGGATGTTAATACCACAGAGGCAGATACAGCAAACTCACATGCTGAAGAGTGTAATTCTGTGGTAATGGAGAAAGATGAGGGCAGTTTGAATATACAAGAAGTCCAGATTCTGGAGGATATAGAGATCGGTCGTGAGATTGTAgtagcagaggaagaaaatgaggaaGACAGTGACgttaaaataatagaaaagcCCCCGGAAACACTGGACGCAGTCCCTTCTAAAAAGGGAGATGAAAAGGTTAATGAGAAAAGTAAAGATGAAAGCAGTGGAACCAACTTGAAGCAAAACAGCACATCTGCTGAGAAGGCAGAGATTGATAAGAAGACAAACGAGCCAGAAAAACCCAAGAAGCAAGAAATGAACACACAAGCCAGAACCAAAGCTCGTCTGGCAGCTCTGGCTGAGCAAAAGGCTGCAGCGTCAAAGAGAGCtgcaaacagacagcagctgaaCCTCTTAGCCCTGTGTCAGGAAATCGCAGAGGACATTGCCACAGACAGCATGCTATTGAAGAGgatagaggaggaaaaacaagcagcagcgGCCAAAAGTGAAGCCAGCAAGAAGGAAAGTCCTGTTACTGTTGCTGTTACTGCGCAGGATCCAGATGCTGCTAATGTTGCAACTCCTGCTGGACCAGAAGAGTCCTCTGCCTCAGTTGCCCCTGCTCCAGAGGCATCTGCACCGCAGCCCTCCACAGCTGATTTGGCTGAAGCCAAGCCTGATGCAGAACCTCAGAAGAGGCGTTTCTTCATCACACAGATTTCAGTACCGCTAAAAGCTCATGAGAAAAAGAAGCTAACCAGATATCAAAGGCTAAGACAAGTTGAacttcaaagagaaaaaatgtcCTGGGCTCGTGTCAAGAAACTAAAATCTGACCAAGCAAATCAGATGTTTTCGGACATGGACTGGCAACCACCTCTGTCTGCCATGTCTTCGCTTTCACCGAGTCCTGTGACAacaccacctccaccttcagCCACTCCATCAAAACCTTCACTTCCCCCATCTCCTACCACAACGAGCAAACCGGCTACACCCACGACAGAAGTTCCCAAGCTTGAGCCCAAGGCTGAACCGATCAAGCCAGAACCTACCAATACAGAAATCACCAAACCTGCACCTGCTAAAACTGAAACTCCTAAACCTGAAGTCCCTAAAACTGACGCTCCCACCACTGAAACCCGAAGGGTTACAAGGCAAAGTAAGGCTCAGGCTGCTAAAGCGGCCCCTACTCCAAAGCTGGCCCCCAAAGCAACCAGATCAGGATCTAAGAGGACCCTCCCAGCCGTACCCCCTCCCATGCCCAATGGACTTAATCAAAAACAGAAGCCTGTTGAATATAAGCCATACAGACCCCGGCCCAAGTATTCCCCTGATGACTTTGAGCTTGATGATGACCCGCTACCAGCAGCTCCAGTGAGACCCAATCCTCAGTCAAGGCCCACAGCACTGGCACGTCCCAATCCTCAGTCAAACCTCGTCGCTCAACCCACACCTCAGCCAAAACCCACAGTTTCATCCCAACTTCATCCCAACCAGGCAAAACTTAAAGCTCAAACCACACCTGCTGGACCTCAGACCTCAGGCCAGTCAAAGCCCAACATCTCGGCTCAGCTAAAGCCTGCCTCGTCCCAGTCAAAACCTGCTGTTGCAACACCCCTCCAGTCAAAGTCCACATTGACGCCTGCAGTTCCATCAAAACTTGTTCCCACAGCTAAAGCCCCGTTAAAGTCTCCTGTCCTGATGACACCACAGTTGAATGCTGTTTCAGCTCAAGGCCAGCAAAAGCCTGCTGCTTCCACTCCTCCCCAGTTAAAAATCACTGCCGGCGGAGTTGCAGCTCAGTCGAAGCAGTCTGCTCCCGTAACACCTCAGCCAGCTGTTTCGACCGCATCTGAGACTAAACCAAATGCTGCTTCGCTGTGTCAGAAAACCACAAATCCACCAGCATGTGGAGATGGTAAATGCAAA GCTACAGCTGATCCTCTTTCATCCACTCCCACCTCTTCCCTTTCCTCCGATGGGAGTGTGAAAGTGTCTGAAGGCAAACAGCAGTGTGAACAAAAGCCTGCAG TCGCTGGTGTCGGTCCTTCTTCAGAGGATAAGACAGCAGAGGGCACATTGGAAAAGCCTTATCAGGA CAGAGAAGGAAATTCACAGAATGGTGGGACTACTCTGTCTGATGCCTGTCTGCAAAGAGAAGTCAAGAAACTAAAGGATGCAGACAAAGATGGCACCCAAACTATAATT GATGCAGGACAGAAGCATTTTGGAGCAGTggcctgcagtgtgtgtgggaTGCTGTACTCCGCTGCCAACCCTGAGGATGAATCtcaacatttacttttccaCAATCAGTTCGTCAGCGCTGTCAAATATGTG GGATGGAAAAAAGAGAGGATTCTGGGAGAGTATCCAGATGGAAAGATCATTCTTGTCCTGCCAGATGATCCCAAATATGCTCTGAAGAAA GTGGAGGAGATCCGAGAGATGGTGGACAATGACCTCGGCTTCCAGCAGGTGGAGACCAAGTGTCCCTCTCAGACCAAAACCTTCCTCTTTATCTCCAACGACAAGAAAGTGGCTGGGTGTCTCATAGCGGAGCACATACAAGAG GGGTACCGTGTGATTGAGGAGCCCATACCGGAgggctcagagagagagaaagtgatgtTTGAACGTCAGAGAGCTTGGTGTTGCTCCACCACGCCAGAGCCAGCGATTTGTGGTATCAGCCGCATCTGGGTTGTCAACATGATGAGACGCCAGGGCATCGCCTCACGCATGCTGGAGTGCCTCAG GAACAACTTCATATATGGTTCATACCTGAGCAAAGATGAGATCGCTTTCTCTGACCCCACTCCTGATGGGAAACTCTTTGCCACAAATTAT